The following proteins come from a genomic window of Montipora foliosa isolate CH-2021 chromosome 2, ASM3666993v2, whole genome shotgun sequence:
- the LOC137990048 gene encoding nuclear receptor subfamily 2 group F member 1-A-like, protein MTACTDSTITDLPKLKTEDKLDCAVCGDKSTGKHYGVSTCEGCKSFFKRTVRNSTSYTCRGNNNCTVDRDNRSRCPSCRFQKCLNTGMKKEAVQTTKLPAFPGFSFPYFSDLSGFYSPGLLPFTLFQPAMSSQGNIHPGVFPQTQGTSEVVYELAAHVLFSVVDWARKLPTFNNLVESDQITLLKMAWSDLYLLESSRSPIHIYMPQLYATGSMQVRQISMENILKRMEHARLFQDQLEKIRSLGMDLTEHFHIKCVVLFRTDGSPITQPQQIEVLQDTSQSSLEQYIRNQHSNQPTRFGKLLLMLSSLRKVEPAVIEQLFFAEVLRGASMGDVLKKMLTNNSSAPALHGSLVA, encoded by the exons ATGACAGCCTGTACGGATTCCACAATCACAGACCTGCCGAAACTTAAGACGGAAGACAAGCTAGACTGTGCAGTTTGTGGGGACAAATCTACTGGCAAGCACTATGGCGTCAGCACATGCGAGGGATGTAAAAGCTTCTTCAAACGCACCGTCAGAAATAGCACATCCTACACGTGCCGTGGAAACAACAATTGCACCGTAGACAGAGATAACAGAAGCCGATGTCCGTCGTGTAGATTTCAGAAATGCCTAAACACGGGAATGAAGAAAGAAG CTGTTCAAACAACAAAGCTGCCAGCATTCCCAGGCTTTTCGTTTCCTTACTTCAGCGATTTGTCTGGATTTTATTCGCCTGGTCTTCTTCCATTTACACTGTTTCAACCAGCAATGTCCAGCCAAGGAAACATTCACCCAGGTGTGTTTCCTCAAACCCAAGGTACATCCGAGGTGGTGTACGAACTGGCGGCTCATGTGCTTTTCTCAGTTGTGGACTGGGCCCGGAAGCTTCCAACCTTCAACAACTTGGTAGAAAGTGATCAGATTACGCTGTTGAAAATGGCGTGGAGTGATCTGTATCTGCTGGAAAGCTCTCGCAGCCCAATCCATATATACATGCCACAGCTCTATGCCACAGGAAGCATGCAAGTGAGGCAGATTTCCATGGAAAATATTCTTAAGCGGATGGAACATGCGCGGTTGTTTCAGGACCAGTTAGAGAAGATCCGTTCACTTGGAATGGATTTAACAGAGCATTTTCATATTAAATGCGTCGTCTTGTTTAGGACAG ATGGGTCCCCAATTACGCAGCCCCAACAGATCGAGGTCCTACAAGATACTTCACAGAGCTCTCTGGAGCAGTACATCAGAAACCAGCACTCCAATCAGCCGACACGATTTGGGAAACTGCTGCTTATGCTGTCATCTTTAAGGAAAGTTGAACCAGCTGTCATAGAACAGTTGTTTTTTGCAGAAGTGTTGCGTGGAGCATCAATGGGAGACGTTCTGAAGAAGATGTTAACGAATAATTCATCAGCACCGGCTCTTCACGGATCGCTAGTGGCATAG
- the LOC137992556 gene encoding extracellular calcium-sensing receptor-like, translating into MAHSITLLLGFLIIPFTVKEPSANGEVDRIFKPGDAIIGGLFSLHKENSKNGCKNVFLPGINRVEAALYAIDQINKDRNILPNVHLGFDFRDICKDRAKAMEYTYDFSTHSNLPPCKGGSEYKSDYLSACNATSGACLQGTRSANNSTIPIAAIIGPYGSRYSLQVAGLLQVVDIPAISPSASSPELSWSFYSKFLRAVPPDNFQAEAMADLIDYFAWSYVAVIAVEHSYGLYGFRALEKMSLERGTFCIGLVKYVTPRSYQPLLKPIVEKLKRADNIKVIVLWLGDTIAIDLAREAYRQKLSDRVWIMSDSLATKTPEFIGSELMSLGVFLGVQPRQFHYKEYELHLRSLTPKILKSRMNSNPWFDMVWRNENNCSAKNENGYDLCPEDLKISKDSYLKMSDDFIPYQIDSIYAIAHALDMIYRCKEQMGPLPNGTCPETKPFVNSSDVLFYLRNVSFQGLTGRVEFNQNGDPLQAAYDYVSFQRSYVVDGIDRNEKHTKVKIGKWDVNRKPRLNINAKAILWNYKSNKITNGTSGGFPTSLCSEQCPSGTRQTPTIACCWQCLECPDNEVNAHTGSATCRQCNQTQKANANKTECIALPIENLVWNSTTGIILTIFTSLGFVLIFFTAAVFIRHYTSPIVKAANRELSFLLLVNIALGFVLPLITISLPSQLICILMEPLRYLTSSVSVSVLLLKTMKLLRAFQVKYVAKWLRRTSVGTTGQLMSVILLNLVEVVLAILWAVFDTPYETTVIEKGKYILFTCRPYQTPLGRALDVTMLTYLILLSLLCAFYAFKARSLPENFNEARFIAFAMHILLLSWITFYPVRSSLEGWYVSVVSCTTALIISYGLLLCIYAPKVFVILRYPEQNTAHFMRNELRRINTTSVAPVAETCRHSKE; encoded by the coding sequence ATGGCCCATTCGATTACACTACTGTTGGGATTTTTGATCATCCCTTTCACCGTAAAAGAACCTTCGGCAAATGGAGAGGTTGACCGAATTTTCAAACCGGGTGATGCCATTATTGGAGGGCTGTTCTCGCTCCATAAAGAAAACTCGAAAAATGGTtgcaaaaatgtgttccttcCAGGAATAAACCGCGTCGAGGCAGCTCTTTATGCCATTGATCAGATAAATAAGGACAGGAATATCCTGCCGAATGTTCATCTAGGGTTCGATTTTAGAGACATCTGTAAGGATAGAGCAAAGGCCATGGAGTATACTTACGACTTCAGCACCCACTCGAATTTACCGCCATGTAAAGGAGGTTCTGAGTATAAAAGCGATTATTTGAGTGCTTGCAACGCTACAAGTGGTGCTTGCTTACAAGGCACCAGATCAGCTAACAATAGCACCATTCCTATCGCAGCTATAATTGGACCTTACGGTTCTCGATACTCTTTGCAAGTCGCTGGGCTTCTTCAGGTTGTCGACATTCCCGCAATCAGCCCATCGGCGTCGAGTCCAGAACTCAGTTGGTCATTTTATAGTAAGTTTCTAAGAGCAGTTCCACCTGATAACTTCCAAGCAGAAGCTATGGCAGATCTCATCGACTATTTCGCCTGGAGCTATGTTGCTGTTATAGCTGTAGAGCATTCGTATGGACTTTATGGTTTTCGcgctcttgaaaaaatgtcgCTTGAACGAGGAACGTTTTGTATCGGACTTGTTAAATATGTCACACCAAGGAGTTATCAGCCCTTGTTGAAACCGATCGTTGAAAAGCTTAAAAGAGCTGACAATATCAAGGTTATTGTCTTGTGGCTTGGTGACACGATTGCCATAGATTTAGCAAGAGAAGCCTACCGCCAAAAGTTGAGCGATCGGGTGTGGATTATGAGTGATTCCTTGGCCACTAAAACGCCTGAGTTTATAGGATCTGAATTGATGAGCCTTGGTGTATTCCTTGGCGTTCAACCAAGACAATTTCATTATAAAGAATACGAGCTGCATCTAAGAAGTCTCACGCCGAAAATTCTTAAAAGTCGAATGAACTCAAATCCGTGGTTTGACATGGTGTGGAGAAATGAAAACAATTGTTCTGCGAAAAATGAGAATGGATACGATCTGTGTCCAGAAGATTTAAAAATTTCGAAAGATTCGTATTTGAAGATGTCTGACGACTTCATTCCTTATCAAATTGACTCGATATACGCTATTGCGCATGCACTTGACATGATTTATCGCTGCAAAGAGCAGATGGGCCCTCTGCCAAATGGTACTTGCCCAGAAACTAAGCCATTTGTAAACTCGTCTGACGTTCTGTTTTACCTTCGTAACGTAAGCTTCCAAGGGCTTACGGGAAGAGTTGAATTCAATCAAAATGGCGACCCTCTGCAGGCAGCCTACGATTATGTAAGTTTCCAGCGATCATATGTTGTTGATGGCATTGATAGAAATGAAAAGCATACCAAAGTCAAGATAGGCAAATGGGATGTAAATAGAAAACCAAGATTAAATATTAACGCCAAGGCCATATTATGGAACTataaaagcaacaaaattaCCAATGGTACTTCTGGCGGGTTCCCAACGTCATTATGCTCTGAACAGTGTCCTTCAGGCACCCGTCAAACTCCAACCATCGCATGCTGTTGGCAGTGCCTTGAATGCCCTGATAACGAAGTAAACGCTCATACTGGATCAGCAACCTGCAGACAATGCAACCAAACTCAGAAAGCAAACGCGAATAAGACAGAATGCATAGCACTACCAATCGAAAATCTAGTATGGAATAGCACAACGGGAATTATCCTAACAATTTTCACAAGTTTGGGTTTTGTTTTGATCTTCTTTACTGCTGCAGTTTTTATCCGCCATTACACAAGCCCTATAGTCAAAGCGGCGAATCGTGAGTTAAGCTTTCTGCTGCTAGTTAATATTGCTTTGGGCTTTGTTTTGCCATTGATAACAATTTCTCTGCCATCTCAACTGATTTGTATTCTGATGGAACCCTTGCGTTATTTGACATCGTCGGTAAGTGTTTCTGTACTTTTACTAAAGACCATGAAGCTGCTAAGAGCTTTTCAAGTTAAATATGTGGCAAAATGGTTAAGAAGAACCAGTGTAGGCACAACTGGACAGTTAATGTCCGTTATTTTGTTAAACTTGGTCGAAGTTGTCTTGGCGATCTTGTGGGCCGTCTTTGATACGCCTTATGAAACAACTGTGATCGAAAAAGGAAAGTATATTTTGTTCACATGCAGACCTTATCAAACCCCTCTGGGACGAGCGCTAGATGTAACAATGCTAACTTATCTGATACTTTTATCGCTGCTCTGCGCCTTTTACGCTTTTAAGGCAAGGTCTCTTCCTGAGAACTTTAATGAAGCTCGCTTCATTGCGTTTGCCATGCACATTCTTCTCCTGTCTTGGATCACTTTCTATCCCGTACGATCGTCCTTGGAGGGTTGGTATGTGTCAGTGGTCTCGTGCACTACCGCTCTTATCATATCCTATGGTTTGTTACTGTGCATCTACGCTCCAAAGGTTTTCGTTATTCTTCGTTACCCAGAGCAAAATACAGCCCACTTCATGAGAAATGAGTTGCGGAGAATCAATACAACGAGTGTTGCCCCTGTTGCTGAAACCTGCAGGCATTCGAAGGAATAA